One Leptospira wolbachii serovar Codice str. CDC genomic region harbors:
- the queC gene encoding 7-cyano-7-deazaguanine synthase QueC, which yields MSTKSKGAVVLLSGGLDSTTCLYEALQEYGYPKVKKPPILAISFNYSQKHIIELKKSKLITSRLGIPHVVQKLDPEFFLGSSLTEKKLKVRKNAGKILDSNSTEIPNTYVPGRNILFLSFAISLAEGHGYDSVYIGVNALDYSGYPDCRPEFIRAYQAMVNLGTKTGVTGDHSIQIKTPLLTMSKKEIIQRALELQVPLKDTHSCYDPVRGKPCGKCDSCLLRNKGFAELGMTDPSLG from the coding sequence ATGTCCACGAAGTCGAAGGGAGCCGTTGTACTTCTGTCAGGTGGTTTGGATTCAACCACTTGTTTATATGAAGCGCTACAGGAATATGGGTATCCCAAGGTCAAAAAACCTCCGATCCTTGCTATCTCTTTTAACTATTCTCAAAAACACATCATTGAGTTAAAAAAAAGTAAACTCATCACAAGCCGTTTGGGGATTCCTCATGTAGTGCAAAAATTGGATCCTGAGTTTTTTTTAGGAAGTTCCTTAACTGAAAAGAAACTGAAAGTTCGAAAGAATGCAGGAAAGATTTTAGATTCTAATTCCACTGAAATTCCCAATACCTATGTGCCAGGTCGCAATATATTGTTTTTATCTTTTGCCATTTCTTTGGCAGAGGGGCATGGATACGACTCAGTTTATATTGGTGTGAACGCTTTAGATTATTCGGGATATCCTGATTGCCGTCCTGAGTTTATTCGTGCCTATCAAGCCATGGTCAATTTAGGAACTAAAACAGGTGTTACAGGGGATCATTCGATCCAAATCAAAACACCACTACTTACAATGTCCAAAAAAGAAATCATCCAAAGGGCTTTGGAACTACAAGTTCCGTTGAAAGATACTCATTCTTGTTACGATCCTGTACGTGGGAAACCCTGCGGAAAATGTGATTCCTGTTTGCTTCGAAACAAAGGATTTGCCGAATTAGGAATGACAGATCCTTCTCTTGGGTGA
- the queD gene encoding 6-carboxytetrahydropterin synthase QueD, translating to MEEIELSKTFGFEAAHFLPNVPEGHKCRRMHGHSFRFSVTLKGQIDPHTGWLMDFGELKGLVKPILDAKLDHYVLNDVVGLENPTSENIAVWLWNQLKPKLPLLDKITIYETCTSSCVYRGPK from the coding sequence ATGGAAGAGATTGAACTTTCCAAAACCTTTGGTTTTGAAGCGGCCCATTTTTTACCAAATGTTCCGGAAGGGCATAAATGTCGCAGGATGCACGGCCATAGTTTCCGTTTTTCTGTTACACTCAAAGGTCAAATAGATCCACATACTGGATGGCTTATGGACTTTGGGGAACTGAAAGGACTCGTCAAACCCATATTAGATGCTAAGTTGGATCATTATGTATTAAATGATGTTGTGGGTTTAGAAAATCCAACCAGCGAAAACATTGCGGTATGGCTCTGGAACCAATTGAAACCAAAACTTCCTCTTCTCGACAAAATTACCATTTACGAAACCTGTACAAGTTCCTGTGTCTACAGAGGGCCTAAATAG
- a CDS encoding SBBP repeat-containing protein yields MQMRFWLLPMVLITLQCKAVPFNNPSDSQSKDFWKTQFLRCFSEDWECWEIPQDNQGVKEWTRLLGAGGVNTFSSSTATERNGNIYSVGTTSGSLAGQMKISSGSLNDIFLAKYDREGNLLWLKQMGSLGVASSAPELAHIDRFGDIYIVGTSDAPFNELPASATGSLLIKLNPSGTVLWTRIIPSGVDFLGYGVTTDADGSAFITGNTEETYLNGDVAGGNRNIFVIKYNRNGDFGWSRLIGQASFAAYGQQIQYDPYSKSILATGTVSGVGSFLGTNLPGGLTDSYLLSLDSNNGAFKWVRYLGLAGGTASTTLRALSVDKKGSVYLTGDVNADIDSQIKDGGTVQILTKFSVTGDKLWTRLLGGGGSSITNVSQVFADNASHIYTTGNTTGTLNGIARSGLQDAYLTKYDANGNLIWIRTSGSSGSTIYGRGISSDKYGTLYVSGSTDGSFDGQFKQGTTDAFLSKYK; encoded by the coding sequence ATGCAAATGCGATTTTGGCTACTTCCTATGGTTTTGATTACATTGCAATGCAAAGCTGTGCCGTTTAACAACCCATCTGATTCACAATCAAAGGATTTTTGGAAAACACAATTCCTTCGTTGTTTTTCAGAAGATTGGGAATGTTGGGAAATTCCGCAAGACAACCAAGGTGTCAAAGAATGGACCAGGCTTTTGGGTGCTGGTGGAGTAAATACATTTTCGTCGTCAACTGCAACAGAAAGAAATGGAAATATATATTCTGTGGGAACTACCTCGGGATCGTTAGCTGGTCAGATGAAAATATCTTCAGGATCACTTAATGATATTTTTTTAGCAAAGTATGATCGAGAAGGAAACTTACTTTGGTTAAAACAAATGGGAAGTTTGGGAGTAGCTTCTTCTGCACCAGAATTAGCTCACATTGATAGGTTTGGTGATATTTATATTGTAGGTACTTCAGATGCACCTTTTAATGAACTTCCTGCAAGTGCAACAGGGAGTTTACTTATTAAACTTAATCCATCTGGAACTGTCTTATGGACAAGAATCATACCTTCAGGAGTCGATTTTTTGGGCTATGGGGTCACAACGGATGCAGATGGCAGCGCTTTCATAACAGGAAATACAGAAGAAACATATTTAAATGGCGATGTTGCAGGTGGCAATCGGAACATTTTTGTCATTAAATACAATCGAAATGGAGATTTCGGATGGTCTAGGTTGATTGGTCAGGCAAGTTTTGCTGCGTATGGACAACAAATTCAATATGATCCTTACTCAAAGAGTATTTTAGCCACTGGTACTGTTAGTGGTGTAGGATCATTTTTAGGAACTAACCTTCCTGGTGGACTGACAGATTCATATTTATTGTCCTTAGATTCTAACAATGGTGCTTTCAAATGGGTTCGTTATCTCGGACTAGCAGGTGGAACTGCCTCTACTACCTTGCGTGCGTTATCTGTCGATAAAAAAGGATCTGTTTATCTTACCGGAGATGTGAATGCAGATATTGATAGTCAAATTAAAGATGGAGGAACTGTACAGATCCTTACAAAATTTAGTGTAACAGGTGATAAACTTTGGACTCGCCTTTTGGGTGGCGGAGGAAGTTCTATTACTAATGTCAGCCAAGTTTTTGCAGACAATGCATCCCATATTTATACCACCGGAAATACCACGGGCACTTTGAATGGTATCGCCCGCAGTGGTCTTCAAGATGCTTATCTAACCAAATACGATGCAAATGGAAACCTGATTTGGATTCGTACTTCGGGAAGTAGTGGTTCCACTATTTATGGAAGGGGAATTTCTTCTGATAAATATGGAACTTTATATGTGTCTGGATCTACCGATGGAAGTTTTGATGGCCAATTCAAACAAGGAACGACCGATGCTTTTTTAAGTAAGTATAAGTAG
- the purF gene encoding amidophosphoribosyltransferase, whose translation MILQSDKPKEECAIFGIYNSKEAANFTYLGLYSMQHRGQESSGIVTTDGSHLYRYANMGLVANIFTQPKIKELIGDSAIGHNRYSTTGASFLRNAQPIRVESHLGPVALAHNGNLVNSWDIRNRLERDGSIFQTTIDSEVIVHLMAKSHKTDLLEALCESLSQVRGAYSLLVLTPRYLIAVRDPNGFRPLVMGKRSDGAIVFASETCAFDITETEYVRDVEPGEMVVIDHTGVRSLYPFPKAKPSLCIFEYIYFARPDSYIFEESVYKVRKSLGRQLARVMPVEADVVIPVPDSANIAALGYSEESGIPYQSGLVRSHYIGRTFIEPDQKIRDFGAKIKYNVVKEVVNGKRVVIIDDSVMRGTTSRKIIKMIRNAGAKEIHFRVSAPPTVSPCYYGIDIPTHKELIASTHSIDEIQKYLRVDTLAYLTLDTMHKAVEGHKGGGFCDACFTSNYPVEFQDHAGNQKSLFTEYATEE comes from the coding sequence ATGATTCTCCAATCTGACAAACCAAAAGAAGAATGTGCCATATTCGGCATCTACAATAGCAAGGAAGCTGCTAATTTTACCTACCTAGGTTTGTACTCAATGCAACACCGAGGCCAGGAGTCCAGTGGGATCGTCACAACCGATGGATCTCACTTATACCGGTATGCCAATATGGGTCTCGTGGCAAATATCTTCACTCAACCGAAGATCAAAGAGCTCATTGGAGATTCGGCCATTGGCCATAACCGGTATTCCACAACGGGAGCTAGTTTTTTACGAAATGCTCAGCCCATCCGCGTGGAATCCCACTTAGGTCCTGTGGCTCTGGCACACAACGGAAACCTGGTGAACTCTTGGGATATTAGAAATCGCCTCGAAAGAGACGGATCTATCTTCCAAACCACCATCGATTCGGAAGTCATTGTCCACCTTATGGCAAAAAGCCATAAAACGGATTTGTTAGAGGCACTCTGTGAGTCACTCTCCCAAGTTCGCGGTGCTTACTCTCTGTTAGTTTTAACTCCTCGATATCTAATTGCGGTTCGAGATCCCAATGGATTCCGACCACTTGTGATGGGAAAACGGTCGGATGGGGCGATTGTATTCGCTTCCGAAACTTGTGCCTTCGACATTACAGAAACAGAATATGTGCGTGATGTAGAACCAGGTGAGATGGTTGTGATTGACCATACTGGAGTGCGTTCTCTCTATCCGTTTCCAAAAGCAAAACCAAGTCTTTGTATTTTTGAATATATTTATTTTGCAAGACCCGATTCTTATATTTTTGAAGAATCTGTTTACAAAGTAAGAAAATCTCTCGGCCGCCAATTAGCGCGTGTTATGCCCGTGGAAGCCGATGTGGTAATTCCTGTTCCCGATTCTGCCAATATTGCAGCACTCGGATATAGTGAAGAGTCTGGGATTCCTTACCAAAGTGGCCTTGTACGTTCTCATTATATTGGTAGAACCTTCATTGAACCGGACCAAAAGATTCGGGACTTTGGAGCCAAAATCAAATACAATGTGGTGAAAGAAGTAGTGAATGGAAAACGCGTGGTGATCATTGATGACTCGGTGATGCGCGGAACCACAAGCCGAAAAATCATAAAAATGATTCGGAATGCTGGTGCTAAGGAAATTCATTTTAGAGTTTCTGCACCGCCTACAGTTTCCCCTTGTTATTACGGAATCGACATTCCGACTCACAAGGAACTCATCGCATCAACCCATAGTATTGATGAAATCCAAAAGTATCTTCGCGTAGATACACTTGCTTATTTAACATTGGATACAATGCACAAAGCGGTGGAAGGACATAAAGGTGGTGGGTTCTGTGATGCTTGTTTTACATCCAATTACCCTGTAGAATTCCAAGACCATGCCGGAAACCAAAAGTCACTGTTTACGGAATACGCGACGGAAGAGTAA